From one Lotus japonicus ecotype B-129 chromosome 3, LjGifu_v1.2 genomic stretch:
- the LOC130744198 gene encoding putative F-box protein At1g67390 codes for MKSLATRKEVKQSDNMISQLPDEILHCILSSLSFDEAVRTSILTKRWIPLWRHTSGLDFDGTRMIKPLTMLHNLDYNWSMLRAAREYGEIVRDTVLNRHLNGDLTMCCFRHFHKSLEPGELEALVQLVVKVYKNLCSLSLECCFDPRALVQPFGYMKLNFTPSIFSNLSSLVLNNYVMERATTSAFEGCEKLTTLKMKKMIMEEGAVNDVLEKCSSLERFSLIESTGFKKLRICHAGLKFLELRWLIMSEINVSVEDLQELVLDSLVCQTKGLKIDVVNVITFRSYCSSISKCLEESFLKTQDILENCSDLFVSRANNIFRNLLCMSIDLDLNSKREALALSFVLKSCTKLQSLEITIPVVKDSSSTGNYDDGALPFPKSIFWEKRPIMYNNHDHKLKYVTVRGFTGKELEVNFLEHLITRGTMMEKITIIYNSLVVGKATYLQSLRRASIYLSIILKSQSKNALIDVAQVVQDKLSGATPFGEAFDLHHIG; via the exons ATGAAAAGCCTAGCAACAAGAAAGGAAGTGAAACAAAGTGATAACATGATTAGCCAACTCCCAGATGAGATTTTGCACTGCATCCTCTCTTCCCTTTCATTCGACGAGGCTGTGAGAACCAGCATCCTCACCAAGAGATGGATACCCTTGTGGAGGCACACCTCAGGCCTCGACTTTGATGGGACTCGCATGATCAAGCCGTTAACCATGCTCCACAATCTAGACTACAACTGGTCCATGCTAAGAGCCGCTCGGGAGTACGGTGAAATCGTGAGGGATACCGTGCTGAACCGTCACCTCAACGGTGACTTGACCATGTGTTGCTTCAGGCACTTCCATAAGAGCCTTGAACCTGGAGAATTGGAAGCTTTGGTTCAGCTCGTGGTGAAGGTATACAAAAACTTGTGCTCTCTTTCCTTAGAATGTTGTTTTGACCCGAGAGCTTTGGTTCAACCTTTTGGATATATGAAACTTAATTTCACTCCTAGCATCTTTTCGAATCTGAGTTCGCTTGTGCTGAACAACTATGTGATGGAGAGGGCTACTACATCTGCATTTGAGGGTTGTGAGAAGTTGACGACCCtcaaaatgaagaaaatgatcATGGAGGAGGGAGCTGTCAATGATGTTCTAGAAAAATGCTCCAGTTTGGAGAGATTTAGCTTAATAGAGTCAACCGGGTTCAAAAAACTTAGGATTTGTCATGCTGGTCTCAAGTTCTTGGAACTCAGGTGGTTGATCATGAGTGAGATAAATGTTTCGGTTGAGGATCTTCAGGAATTGGTGCTCGATTCTCTTGTTTGCCAAACAAAGGGTCTAAAAATTGATGTCGTGAACGTCATAACATTTCGTTCCTACTGCAGCTCAATTTCAAAGTGCTTAGAGGAAAGCTTTTTAAAAACCCAGGACATTCTTGAAAACTGCAGTGATCTTTTT GTATCTCGAGCGAACAATATTTTTCGAAATCTATTATGTATGTCAATTGATTTAGATTTGAACAGCAAAAGAGAAGCTTTAGCACTTTCATTCGTACTCAAATCGTGCACCAAACTCCAATCTCTTGAAATTACTATACCG GTAGTGAAGGATTCATCTTCGACTGGTAATTATGATGATGGTGCTTTACCATTTCCCAAGTCAATTTTCTGGGAGAAACGACCAATAATGTATAACAATCATGATCACAAGTTAAAATATGTTACTGTAAGGGGGTTTACAGGCAAAGAACTAGAAGTGAATTTTCTTGAGCATTTGATTACTAGAGGCACCATGATGGAAAAGATTACTATAATATACAATTCCTTAGTAGTGGGAAAGGCAACTTATTTACAGTCACTGCGAAGAGCATCAATTTATCTCTCCATCATATTGAAGTCGCAGAGTAAGAATGCTTTAATTGATGTTGCTCAAGTAGTCCAGGACAAGCTATCAG GAGCCACACCTTTTGGGGAGGCGTTTGACCTTCACCACATTGGTTAG